The Deinococcus proteolyticus MRP genome includes a window with the following:
- a CDS encoding SGNH/GDSL hydrolase family protein, whose protein sequence is MTRPAHPSVRRGRFPLAGALLLALFSAACFAQDGDKPADTAPAAQVASAAATQAAPPSFPDDPSVPVTAAQLPAQPAQPRASQPTPRMAYVALGDSLTAGMQAAGLTAAGQYAAYPAVVARMTDVPFGIPATRRGCPAPMGGGLGEGACVRVSSDLRGSNFAVPGARVQDLYQKRGVGSTDDLTRRMYGLILGPQLTQVEAALKSRPDHLTLWIGANDAMIGVTQGDPALVTPPAEFEQHYRRVLEALKPAGARTLLLTVPDVTRLPLMSPGRVLFEKGVADANCQDSENRLPLTAFLLGRKLSCDVPEALTPAETAQIQATVQAYNDAILRLAAEFGHDVMAVQPLMDQLDFHTALDENSLEPFGPDMSADGVHLSSAAQRKLGYAVVQHVHQHWNIGLPEAARSELAAAGMTVAD, encoded by the coding sequence ATGACCAGACCGGCTCACCCTTCTGTTCGCCGGGGCCGCTTTCCCCTGGCCGGCGCCCTGCTGCTGGCCCTTTTTTCGGCGGCCTGCTTCGCTCAGGACGGAGACAAACCGGCAGACACGGCCCCGGCAGCGCAGGTGGCTTCTGCCGCAGCCACGCAGGCCGCCCCGCCCAGCTTTCCGGACGACCCCTCAGTGCCGGTGACAGCCGCCCAGTTGCCCGCGCAGCCGGCGCAGCCACGGGCCAGCCAGCCCACGCCGCGCATGGCCTACGTGGCGCTGGGCGACTCGCTCACGGCGGGGATGCAGGCCGCCGGGCTGACGGCGGCGGGTCAGTACGCCGCCTACCCGGCCGTGGTGGCCCGCATGACCGACGTGCCGTTCGGGATTCCCGCGACCCGGCGCGGCTGCCCGGCCCCGATGGGCGGCGGCCTGGGCGAAGGCGCCTGCGTGCGGGTCAGCAGCGACCTGCGCGGCTCCAACTTTGCGGTGCCGGGAGCACGGGTGCAGGACCTGTACCAGAAGCGCGGCGTAGGCAGCACCGACGACCTGACCCGGCGGATGTACGGCCTGATTCTGGGGCCCCAGCTGACCCAGGTGGAAGCGGCGCTCAAGTCGCGGCCCGACCACCTCACCCTGTGGATTGGCGCGAACGACGCCATGATCGGCGTCACGCAGGGCGACCCGGCGCTGGTCACGCCACCGGCCGAGTTCGAGCAGCACTACCGCCGGGTGCTGGAGGCCCTGAAACCGGCCGGCGCCCGCACGCTGCTGCTGACCGTGCCCGACGTGACCCGGTTGCCGCTGATGAGCCCTGGCCGGGTCCTGTTCGAAAAGGGCGTGGCCGACGCCAACTGCCAAGACAGCGAGAACCGCCTGCCGCTCACTGCCTTTTTGCTGGGCCGCAAACTCAGCTGCGACGTGCCTGAGGCGCTGACCCCGGCCGAAACTGCCCAGATTCAGGCGACCGTGCAGGCGTACAACGACGCCATCTTGCGCCTGGCTGCCGAGTTCGGCCATGACGTGATGGCTGTCCAGCCGCTGATGGACCAGCTAGACTTTCACACCGCGCTCGACGAGAACAGCCTGGAGCCGTTCGGCCCCGACATGTCGGCCGACGGGGTCCACCTCTCCTCGGCGGCGCAGCGCAAGCTGGGCTACGCGGTGGTGCAGCATGTCCACCAGCACTGGAATATCGGCCTGCCGGAAGCGGCCCGCAGTGAGCTGGCCGCGGCGGGCATGACGGTGGCCGACTAG
- a CDS encoding serine hydrolase domain-containing protein translates to MFRRSSLSFLARQAADLSGASPAALERALRPLAQAPGGLGLGLQAGGHILTGGVGGLDPAAPHEIASVTKPFTAAVLGQLAAAGQLDAQAPLADLGGPFAGLPASVTPYALATHTAGLPAHPLRAGLTVLLDPYAPYSLSEGAALASARRWAAAGQAGRFGYSNLGAGVLALALAAAGGAPFPSLLARTVTGPLGLESTGFPAAPPPRATDFGTLAGAGGLWATAGDLLRFGGAHLNGQLAPAWTLTVTPRGRPTGTDEIAPGWFVTGGVWWHDGVARQSRAGLAFCPDSGRVAALLVGGPPGRFSRGAVRQALLALLGFPTHSR, encoded by the coding sequence ATGTTCCGCCGCAGTTCACTGTCCTTCCTGGCCCGTCAGGCCGCCGACCTCAGCGGAGCCTCGCCGGCAGCGCTGGAGCGGGCGCTGCGGCCGCTGGCGCAGGCACCGGGCGGACTGGGGCTGGGACTGCAAGCAGGCGGGCACATCCTGACCGGCGGAGTGGGCGGGCTGGACCCGGCTGCCCCACACGAAATCGCCAGCGTGACCAAGCCGTTTACGGCCGCCGTGCTGGGGCAGTTGGCCGCCGCTGGTCAGCTGGACGCGCAAGCTCCGCTGGCTGACCTGGGCGGGCCCTTTGCCGGGCTGCCTGCCTCCGTCACACCTTACGCATTGGCCACCCACACTGCCGGGTTGCCTGCCCATCCGCTGCGGGCGGGCCTGACCGTGCTGCTGGACCCCTACGCCCCCTACAGCCTGAGTGAGGGAGCGGCCCTGGCCTCAGCGCGGCGCTGGGCAGCGGCGGGACAGGCGGGGCGCTTCGGCTACTCCAACCTGGGAGCCGGGGTGCTGGCCCTAGCGCTGGCGGCTGCCGGGGGCGCTCCCTTTCCGTCGTTGCTGGCCCGCACGGTGACCGGGCCGCTGGGACTGGAGAGCACCGGCTTTCCGGCGGCGCCGCCGCCCCGCGCCACCGATTTCGGCACGCTGGCGGGTGCGGGCGGACTGTGGGCCACGGCCGGCGACCTGCTGCGCTTTGGGGGGGCGCATCTAAACGGTCAGCTGGCCCCGGCCTGGACACTGACCGTCACGCCACGCGGACGCCCGACCGGCACCGACGAAATCGCCCCCGGCTGGTTCGTGACCGGGGGCGTGTGGTGGCATGACGGTGTAGCGCGGCAGTCCCGCGCCGGGCTGGCCTTTTGCCCAGACAGCGGGCGCGTCGCGGCTCTGCTGGTGGGCGGCCCGCCGGGCAGATTCAGTCGCGGTGCGGTGCGTCAGGCGCTGCTGGCTCTGCTGGGCTTTCCTACTCACTCTCGCTGA
- a CDS encoding alpha/beta hydrolase family protein, with product MRTLRLLVLAALGWLGYTAVTYLQGPGSSPPVSTSLRPAEKRQPEGQPTTVQPDTTVQPDATVQLDTPVQARLMEQAVARQPISIQALRAREYPGSPLTTERTLERGAGYSRSVVSYRSDGLKIYALLTVPDGSPPAGGWPAIVFNHGYIPPDKYRTTERYVAYQDAFARAGFVTLKSDYRGHGDSEGEADGGYNDPGYTVDVLNAAASLKKDGRVNPARLGLWGHSMGGQLSLRAMLVDRDLKAASLWAGVVADYAVLQTEWHAPEGAQRQLDSLNRQFLRGLSPNAYLTELNGRPIQLHHGTADKDVPYSFQVALANDLRAAGQGVEAYRYEGDDHNLSGNLGLALRRSVQFFQRNL from the coding sequence ATGCGTACCCTGAGACTGCTGGTGCTGGCCGCGCTGGGCTGGCTGGGCTATACCGCCGTGACCTACCTGCAGGGTCCAGGCAGCTCTCCGCCGGTCTCCACCTCCCTGCGCCCGGCAGAGAAGCGCCAGCCGGAGGGCCAGCCGACCACTGTACAGCCGGACACCACTGTGCAGCCGGATGCCACAGTGCAGCTGGATACCCCTGTTCAGGCCCGGCTGATGGAGCAGGCGGTGGCGCGTCAGCCTATCTCCATCCAGGCGCTGCGGGCCCGCGAGTATCCCGGCAGTCCACTCACCACCGAGCGCACGCTGGAGCGCGGCGCCGGGTACTCGCGCTCGGTGGTCAGTTACCGCTCGGACGGCCTGAAGATTTACGCGCTGCTCACCGTGCCTGACGGCTCCCCGCCTGCGGGCGGCTGGCCGGCCATCGTGTTCAATCACGGCTACATTCCGCCCGACAAATACCGCACCACCGAGCGCTACGTTGCCTATCAGGACGCGTTCGCCCGCGCCGGGTTCGTGACCCTCAAGAGCGATTACCGGGGCCACGGCGACTCGGAAGGAGAAGCCGACGGCGGCTACAACGACCCTGGCTATACGGTAGACGTGCTGAACGCCGCCGCCAGCCTGAAAAAGGACGGGCGCGTCAACCCGGCGCGGCTGGGACTGTGGGGGCACTCGATGGGCGGGCAGCTGTCGCTGCGGGCCATGCTGGTAGACCGTGACCTGAAAGCCGCCTCGCTGTGGGCCGGGGTGGTGGCCGACTACGCCGTGCTCCAGACCGAGTGGCACGCTCCGGAAGGCGCCCAGCGGCAGCTGGACAGCCTGAACCGGCAATTCCTGCGCGGGCTCAGCCCCAACGCGTACCTGACCGAGCTGAACGGCCGCCCCATTCAGCTGCACCACGGCACCGCCGACAAGGACGTGCCCTACAGCTTTCAGGTGGCCCTGGCAAACGACCTGCGGGCCGCCGGGCAGGGCGTGGAAGCCTACCGCTACGAGGGGGACGACCACAACCTCAGCGGCAACCTGGGCCTGGCCCTGCGCCGCAGCGTGCAGTTCTTTCAGCGAAACCTGTGA
- a CDS encoding DUF554 domain-containing protein produces the protein MLTALSGTLANVAAVLLGGLAGLLLGGRLPEQVQRTLLQALALVTLFIGMDMAWALRELAFGPVPGVVVGLVAMVLGAVAGELLGIEDALGRMGERVQRRLRGGGRFTEGFVAATLLFCVGPMTIIGGLQNGLTGDPTTYLLKAGLDLVAATALAGVYGSGVLASALSVLVIQGGIALGALALAGGLLSGLDPASLRTHPAMLTLTGTGGLVLLGIGWNLMLGGLDLGERRVRVGSFLPALLLGPLLAWALGLLWK, from the coding sequence GTGCTGACGGCCTTGTCGGGCACCCTGGCCAACGTGGCAGCTGTACTGCTGGGGGGGCTGGCCGGACTGCTGCTGGGCGGCCGGCTGCCCGAGCAGGTGCAGCGCACGCTGTTGCAGGCCCTGGCTCTGGTCACACTCTTTATCGGGATGGATATGGCCTGGGCGCTGCGTGAGCTGGCCTTCGGGCCGGTGCCGGGTGTGGTCGTCGGGCTGGTCGCCATGGTGCTGGGTGCGGTGGCCGGCGAACTGCTGGGCATCGAGGACGCGCTGGGCCGGATGGGTGAGCGCGTGCAGCGGCGTCTGCGCGGTGGGGGCCGCTTTACCGAGGGCTTCGTGGCGGCCACGCTGCTGTTCTGTGTGGGCCCCATGACCATTATCGGCGGGCTGCAAAATGGCCTGACCGGCGACCCCACCACCTATCTGCTCAAGGCCGGCCTGGACCTGGTGGCCGCCACGGCACTGGCTGGAGTCTACGGCAGCGGTGTGCTGGCCAGCGCCCTGAGTGTGCTGGTCATTCAGGGGGGCATTGCTCTGGGTGCCCTGGCGCTGGCGGGCGGCCTGCTGAGCGGTCTGGACCCTGCCAGCCTGCGCACCCATCCGGCCATGCTGACCCTGACCGGCACTGGCGGGCTGGTGCTGCTGGGCATCGGCTGGAACCTGATGCTGGGCGGCCTGGACCTGGGCGAGCGCCGCGTGCGGGTGGGCAGCTTCCTGCCGGCGCTGCTGCTGGGGCCGCTGCTGGCCTGGGCGCTGGGCCTGCTCTGGAAGTAG
- a CDS encoding cysteine hydrolase family protein, translated as MSNHREIYSQTESGGIQLAGGVDRWQLHEDYVHLAPHRSAAELLRFEAELLPFVDRPAQQALVIIDMQNDFLEPGGWTDASGLDYRRCREALPGVKRALEIARERDLWVVWVYWSNRPDLRNLGAPTLYSFKHRPSQKGIGEQLEHGPVLTQGSWGASMPGELQALMSEDDIHIEKVRMNGFFGTHLDQVLRTQGIETLLFAGVNIDQCVTSTMEEAYFRDYNVVLLEDACATSSPDYCREAVVFNTRNCWGFSMTTEQLAAAAPWTPDAPNQNGADQDGAAQE; from the coding sequence ATGAGCAACCACCGTGAAATTTACAGTCAGACCGAAAGCGGCGGTATTCAGCTTGCCGGTGGAGTGGACCGCTGGCAGCTGCATGAGGACTACGTACACCTGGCCCCACACCGCAGCGCTGCGGAACTGCTGCGCTTTGAAGCGGAGTTGCTGCCTTTCGTGGACCGCCCGGCGCAACAGGCCCTGGTGATTATCGACATGCAAAACGATTTCCTGGAGCCGGGCGGCTGGACGGACGCCTCGGGGCTGGACTACCGCCGCTGCCGGGAAGCCCTGCCAGGGGTCAAACGCGCCCTTGAGATCGCCCGCGAGCGGGACCTGTGGGTGGTGTGGGTGTACTGGTCCAACCGGCCCGACCTGCGTAATCTGGGAGCGCCGACCCTGTACTCCTTCAAGCACCGGCCCAGCCAAAAGGGCATCGGCGAGCAGCTGGAACACGGGCCGGTGCTTACGCAGGGCAGCTGGGGAGCCAGCATGCCCGGAGAACTTCAGGCCCTGATGTCGGAGGACGACATTCACATAGAAAAGGTGCGGATGAACGGCTTTTTCGGCACCCATCTGGATCAGGTGCTGCGTACCCAGGGCATCGAAACGCTGCTGTTCGCGGGCGTGAACATCGACCAGTGCGTGACCTCTACGATGGAAGAAGCCTATTTCCGCGACTACAACGTGGTGCTGCTGGAAGACGCCTGCGCCACCTCCAGCCCCGACTACTGCCGCGAGGCTGTGGTGTTCAATACGCGCAACTGCTGGGGCTTCAGCATGACCACCGAGCAACTGGCCGCCGCCGCGCCCTGGACTCCTGACGCGCCTAACCAGAACGGAGCTGACCAGGACGGGGCCGCCCAAGAATAA